The sequence below is a genomic window from Flavobacterium lipolyticum.
ATTTACATCTCTTTTGAAGAGTTTGCAAATTTACATACAATATTCTTTAAAATAAAATCAATAATATACTATATATCAATATTTTGCAAGAACCTACTATTTTAATTCGTTTCAAAAAACTGTAAATCAAACCAAATCGTCAGGAAAAAAAATTGAACTAAAAAAAAATGCAACCCAATTCAATAAGAATAAAACGACAAACGGATCGATTAAACGCAAATAACATCGATTAAGTGCGTTTTTTAAGATATTAAATTAAAATTTTCTTACATTTAACTTTGCTGGAAATATTTTTAGAAGTAATTTCACTTCGTCAAAAAATAGGAACCAAAAACTAAAGCATCAAAATCATAAATAGCGCATAACAATTTTGATTTCCCATCGTTATGTTGTTGTTTTGTTATCATAAAAATGGGCAGGCCGAAAACCATAAAGAGTAGGCAAAAATTAAAAATTAAAACTCCATATGAAAGCATTTTTACCCACAATCTGCTTGATGTTCTTAACCCTTTTTAGCGCTCAGGCACAAACTGCTCCGGCTGCTAATCCATTTCCATCTATCAGCACATTGACAAACTGGGCGAGCTTAAACTCTCAATCTCAATTTGATATTGCCATTCGTGCGGTTGGATTTAAATTTGAAGTAAAAGAACCAGGTGAAGGCTCAACGGCTTACACTTATATTCGTAAAGTAACCGTAAACGAAGTAAATTACACGGATAGAATCGTTTACAGAATTACAAACAACAATTCAGCAAGTATCATTTCGTTAGTAACTGCTTCTACTGATTTAGTAAGCTTGTACACTCCACAATTGTCAACTTTTAAAAACAACAATTGTAAAACTGAAATGTCTAAAGACAAAAATACAACTTGTACTTGCTACGAAAGCGCCAACTTCGCTATCGATCTTTGCGACGAACGTGTAAAATTGACAATGGGTGACGGAAACAAATATTTTGTTTCAGTAGCTAAAAAATAATATTTAATACCTCTTTCTTAAGTATTAAAAAACTAAGAACTGTTTTCCAAATCTTTGCAAATCTTAAGCAATTTGAGTTTACAAAGATTTGGAACACATTTCATTTTATCTCTTTACAGGTCTGAATGCTTCAATTCATACCAAACTTCCAGCTCTCCTTCATATTCAAAAGAATTCGCGTAGCGAAAACCTAATTTTTCCAACGCTTTTCTTGAGACCTCGTTTCCTTCATCGGCATAAGCGTAAAGAGCTTTGACTTTCATCTTGTTAAATGCATAATCAACAAATGCTTTTCCCGCCTCAGTAGCATAGCCTTTCCCCCAGTGTTTCTCGATGAAACGATATCCTATTTCGTAAAAATCTTGGTGACCATTAATTTCATAGGTGATAAATTTTATACCTGACCAGCCTAAAAACTCATTCGTTTCTTTTAGCACAACTGCCCAGCGGCCCGTTCCAAAATCTTTGTATTGCTGCTGAATATTTTCGATTTGGGCAACACTTTCCTCAATAGTTGTTACAGGCTTTTTTCCAACGAAAAGATGCACATTTGGATTCGAATCCAATTCAAACATTCCGTCAGCATCCGAAAGAAGTAATTCTCTTAAAATTAGTCGTTCTGTTTCAATTGGTTCTTTCATACAAATTAATTTAAAATATAGCGCTGCACCACCTCAGCAACTCCATCATTATTATTTGAAGCTACGATTAAATCTGCTCTGTCTCTTAATTCCGGGGTTACGTTATCGACCCAGACCCCTAAACCTGCATATTCGATCATGGTCAGGTCATTTCCGGCATTTCCTACCGCAATGATTTCGCTTTGATGAATGTTTAGTTTTTCTGCCAAAAGTTTCAAACTGGCCGCTTTATCGATTCCGTTCTGTGCTGCTTCCAGAAAGAAAGGTTTTGACATGGCAACACTCAGATGAGGCATTGCTGCTTTTAAGTCAGCTTCTACTTCTTTTAGATAAGAAGGTTCCGCCAGTAAAATACATTTTACCGCAGGTTCTGTAACCGCTTCTTTAAAACCAGCTACTTTATTATGTGGTAATCCGGTAATTTCTTTTTCAACATCAATATATTCCGAATCGGTTTCGCTTATAATTTCACCATCCAGATACGTAATGATATGAGTTTTCTTTTTTACACTGTAGTCATACAGCTCATGGATTTGTTCAACGGTTAATTTTTGTTCGAACAAGATAACATCATCTTTAACCGTACTAATGATCGCTCCATTAAACGAAATTATATACGAGTCATTCAAATCCAGCTCTAACTCCTTAGCATAAGCAGTCATTGCCGATGTCGGTCTGCCCGAAGCCAAAACAACGTAAACGCCTTTTGACTGTGCTTCCAGTAGTACTTTTTTATTAAGGTCCGAAATTTTATGATCGTCTGTCAACAAGGTATCATCCATGTCGAGCACTAACATTTTATATTGCATATTTTTTTTCAGTTTGCAGTCTCAGCGTACAGTCTCTGTACACTAAAACTTTTCACATCTCACATTTTACATCTTACAAAAAGATACCGCTATTGAATATTCATTCTAAATTCTTCAATAACCGGATTTGCTTTGGCGAAATCAGTTTCCTGAATAAACACTTCTACTGCTAAATCAGATCCGCCATATCCTCCCATACGAGCTGACTGGATGTTATCTTTTTTTACCGTTTCTACCCCGGCTTCTTCTAATCTTTCTTTCAAAGCAATTGCTAACACTTCACTCCCTGAAAACACTTTCATTAATCCCATGACATTTTATTTTTACTATTATTTTTTCTTTTTATTCTAATATTCTTCTTAACTTTTCTTGAAAGACTTCATTTTCATTCATCCCAATATGACCTTGATTTTTTAATCCGCAAAAATGCCCTTTAAAATCTAATAATTTATTTAACCGAACAGAATTATCGCATGAAATTAATTCATCATCAATACCATGAAAAATATAAATCGGTGCTTTAACTTTTGTCACATATCTGAAAGTCTCGAAATGAAACTTCTTCATAATATTTGGAAAAAAGGGTACTTTGCTGCTTGATAATTCAGTAAAACTAAAATAAGGCGATTGAAGCAATAAGGCTTTTGGTTTATTCTCAGAAGCCAAAATTGTTGCCAATCCCGAACCAATAGAATAGCCCGCAATAATTATTTTATTCTCAGGATATCTTTTACACAATGTCTTATAAACTACCGCAACATCCTTATTTAACTGATCTTCATCTTCTATTTCACCTTCACTTTTCCCAAAACCTCTATAATCCAAAATAAAAATATCATGTCCCAGATTAGTGTAGACTTTGGCAATTTTCCCCCAAGTATCTAATGTTCCTGCATTTCCGTGAAGATAAAAAACTAAACCTTTAGAATTTTCGGTTTTAAAAAGCAAACCATTTAAGTTCACATCATCAAAAGATTTAATATTTAATTCTTCAAACTTTTGCTGATAATCAAACTTATAATCTTTCGGAAGCGAAGCACTTTTAAAAACCAATTCACTCTGATTGAAATAAATATAGGAAACGATCAAAACATAAATTGTAACAAAAAATCCTAAAAGCACAATTATTAAAAATTTAAGTGTCTTGAAAACCTCCATACAAAACTTATTATTTCAGAAATTTATTCCTCTTCGATATCATCTTCGTCTTCATCAAGCTCCTCTTCTCCTTCTTCCTCCATATCAAATAAATAGGGCTCCACTAACATTTTGTCGGCCAGGATTTCGATACGCTCTGTCAGTTCTTCAGCAAAAATAATTCGCTGTACTTTCGCAATACTGTTTGAAATACGCATGATTTTAGTTTCATGACGTAATTTCAGAATCGGATCGGCATCATCCAGAATAAACATTTTCAGTCGGTTTACATTGTAGCCCGCTGTCGTAAACATATCACTTAATTTATTTGGTGTCCCGATTAAAACATCAACTCCCGTAGAAACATAATTTTTATCATAATCCATATCGCCTTTGTCGTGTACGCCATAAACTTCAAGATTAGTATACTTCCCGTATTTTTCAAAAAGCGCTTCCATTTCCAACACTTTAACTTTGTCTTCAACAATAATCAAAGCACGTGGCGATTCTTCCGTTTTCCCTGCCAATTGTTGAATGACATTTAATACAATTGTTGTCGATTTTCCGCTCTTTTCCGGAGAAAGGATGATACAATCAGCCCCACTTTTAATCGTCGAAAAAGTCTCCTGCTGCAACGCATTTGCTTCCGTTAGACCATTCTCAATTAAAGCGTCTTGTAACTTCTCGTTTATTTTTTTCAGTTTCATTTTTTTTATGCTTTAAGCTTTAAGCTGTACGCTGTAAGCAAAAATTTATTTCGTTTTTATAAAAGCTTAAAGCCTAAAGCTTAAAGCGTATTGCGCGAAGCATTTACTTGCTTGCAAACATTTTTACATCGGTTTCCGAGATTTCACTGCCTCCTAAAATGATTAATCTTTCCACTACATTTCGAAGTTCACGGATATTTCCTGTCCAATCGTATTCCTGCAATAGTTTTATGGCTTTTGGCGAAAACACTTTTACCGAATTGCCTTGTTCTGATGCAATTTTCTCGGTAAAATGAGTAATCAATGCCGGAATATCATCACGTCTCTCATTCAATGGCGGCACTTTAATTAAGATTACTGCCAGACGATGGTACAAATCCTCACGGAAACGACCTTCTGCAATTTCAGTTTTCAGGTCTTTATTGGTCGCTGCTACCACACGCACATCAACTTTGATGTCTTTTTCAGCCCCTACTCTTGTGATCATATTTTCTTGTAGCGCACGTAATACTTTGGCTTGTGCCGAAAGACTCATGTCTCCAATTTCATCCAGAAAAATAGTTCCCTTATCGGCCGCTTCAAACTTTCCGGCACGATCTTTCACCGCCGATGTAAAGGCTCCTTTTACGTGCCCAAACAATTCGCTTTCGATCAGTTCACTTGGAATAGCCGCACAGTTTACTTCTATCAAAGGAAAATTGGAGCGCTCGCTTTTTTCATGTAACTGATGTGCTACCAACTCTTTTCCGGTTCCATTTGGGCCTGTAATCAAAACTCTGGCTTCGGTTTGGGCTACTTTATCAATCATTACTTTAATATGACTGATCGCTTCGCTTTCCCCTACCATCTCATAATTTTTACTGACCTTTTTCTTCAGAATCTTATTCTCTACTACGAGTTGTTTTTTATCTAAAGCATTACGAACAGTGTTCAGCAATCGATTCAAATCTGGTGGCTTCGAAATATAATCAAAAGCTCCTAAACGCATCGTGTGAATCGCGGTTTCCATATCGCCATGACCAGAGATCATAACCATCGGAATTTCCGGCTTAATCTTTTTTACTTCCTCCAGAACTTCAACTCCGTCTAATTTTGGCATTTTGATATCGCACAATACCAAATCGTAATCGTTGCTTTTTATTTTCTCAAGACCTGCCGCGCCATCTTCAGCTTCATCTACCTGATACGTATCATTCTCTTCCGATAAAATTTTTACCAAAACTCTTCTGATGGATGCTTCGTCTTCTATAATTAGTATTTTACTCATTCTTTTGAGGTTCTAAGGTTCTGAGTCACTAAGGTTCTAAGGTTTTTCTATTAAGAAGCTAAAAAAACTTAGCAACTCAGAACCTTAGTATCTTAGCAACTTTAAAAATTAATATTTAAGCCATTTATACAATTCTTTCCAGGTTGGTTTTTTACCATACATTAAAATCCCTATTCGGTAAATTTTGGCAGCGAACCATACTACAAGGAAAAAGGTAGCAAACAATAATGATACCGAAATCGCAATTTGCCACCACGGCACTCCAAACGGAAGTCGCATTAACATGACAATTGGTGACGTTAACGGAATCATCGAAAATACCACAGCAATGGTTCCGTGAGGATCATTTACAACCGTAAAAAAACCAACATAGACACTCAAAATCAATGGCATAATAATCGGCAAAAGAAATTGCTGTGAGTCCGTTTGGTTGTCCACTGCAGCACCGATAGCTGCGTAAAACGAACTGTATAAAAAATACCCTCCAATGAAATAAATTACAAAGCCAATTAGGATACTGGCAATTGGTAAATTCCATAATTCGCGAATATACATTTGAGCTGTTCCTGACATTTCATGCTGGGCAGACTGCATTAATTCCGGTGATATTCTGGCTGTTGGACCAACATTTACTCCAAAAAAAGCCGATGCCGCAAACATTA
It includes:
- a CDS encoding DEAD/DEAH box helicase — encoded protein: MKLKKINEKLQDALIENGLTEANALQQETFSTIKSGADCIILSPEKSGKSTTIVLNVIQQLAGKTEESPRALIIVEDKVKVLEMEALFEKYGKYTNLEVYGVHDKGDMDYDKNYVSTGVDVLIGTPNKLSDMFTTAGYNVNRLKMFILDDADPILKLRHETKIMRISNSIAKVQRIIFAEELTERIEILADKMLVEPYLFDMEEEGEEELDEDEDDIEEE
- a CDS encoding alpha/beta hydrolase; the encoded protein is MLLGFFVTIYVLIVSYIYFNQSELVFKSASLPKDYKFDYQQKFEELNIKSFDDVNLNGLLFKTENSKGLVFYLHGNAGTLDTWGKIAKVYTNLGHDIFILDYRGFGKSEGEIEDEDQLNKDVAVVYKTLCKRYPENKIIIAGYSIGSGLATILASENKPKALLLQSPYFSFTELSSSKVPFFPNIMKKFHFETFRYVTKVKAPIYIFHGIDDELISCDNSVRLNKLLDFKGHFCGLKNQGHIGMNENEVFQEKLRRILE
- a CDS encoding GNAT family N-acetyltransferase — translated: MKEPIETERLILRELLLSDADGMFELDSNPNVHLFVGKKPVTTIEESVAQIENIQQQYKDFGTGRWAVVLKETNEFLGWSGIKFITYEINGHQDFYEIGYRFIEKHWGKGYATEAGKAFVDYAFNKMKVKALYAYADEGNEVSRKALEKLGFRYANSFEYEGELEVWYELKHSDL
- a CDS encoding sigma-54-dependent transcriptional regulator is translated as MSKILIIEDEASIRRVLVKILSEENDTYQVDEAEDGAAGLEKIKSNDYDLVLCDIKMPKLDGVEVLEEVKKIKPEIPMVMISGHGDMETAIHTMRLGAFDYISKPPDLNRLLNTVRNALDKKQLVVENKILKKKVSKNYEMVGESEAISHIKVMIDKVAQTEARVLITGPNGTGKELVAHQLHEKSERSNFPLIEVNCAAIPSELIESELFGHVKGAFTSAVKDRAGKFEAADKGTIFLDEIGDMSLSAQAKVLRALQENMITRVGAEKDIKVDVRVVAATNKDLKTEIAEGRFREDLYHRLAVILIKVPPLNERRDDIPALITHFTEKIASEQGNSVKVFSPKAIKLLQEYDWTGNIRELRNVVERLIILGGSEISETDVKMFASK
- a CDS encoding Cof-type HAD-IIB family hydrolase: MQYKMLVLDMDDTLLTDDHKISDLNKKVLLEAQSKGVYVVLASGRPTSAMTAYAKELELDLNDSYIISFNGAIISTVKDDVILFEQKLTVEQIHELYDYSVKKKTHIITYLDGEIISETDSEYIDVEKEITGLPHNKVAGFKEAVTEPAVKCILLAEPSYLKEVEADLKAAMPHLSVAMSKPFFLEAAQNGIDKAASLKLLAEKLNIHQSEIIAVGNAGNDLTMIEYAGLGVWVDNVTPELRDRADLIVASNNNDGVAEVVQRYILN
- a CDS encoding putative signal transducing protein — translated: MGLMKVFSGSEVLAIALKERLEEAGVETVKKDNIQSARMGGYGGSDLAVEVFIQETDFAKANPVIEEFRMNIQ